The genomic interval GAACCTGTGCCCACTCCGCTTCAGCAAGCATATATCGCCACCAGCCGCACCGTGGAAGATGACTACAATCAACTACTGGCAAGAGGCGAACAGGCAAGGCGAAGGGTGAAGCTGGCGGCAATCGTCGTTCCGGTTGCGGTAGCGATCGCGGTAGGTGCAGGCATCGTTGCGATGCTGAAATCTAATGAAGCAGTCAACGCAACTCAAACTGCAAAGAATGCAAAAGCAAGGCAACAGGATGCAGAAGGAAAAGCACTCAATGCTGAAAGACTGCAAAGGGATGCAGAAGGAAAAGCACGGGATGCAATTCAAATTGCAGCCGATGCAACTCAAAAGGCAAAGGATGCAGAAGGAAAACGAAAGATTGCAGAAGGAAAGTTAACCGATGCAGAAGCAAAGCGCAGAGACGCGCAGTTAAAAGCAGATCAGGCATTACGAGATCAGTCACGAATACAAGCAAAACTTGAACAGCAAAAAGGAGAACTGACAAAAATCAGTGACGATTTACAGCAGAAGAAACAAAATATTCGAGAAATATGGCGGTTTGGTGAGGCTTTTGCTGAGAGCGCTCAAGGACGACCCGAAAATGGATTGAGTATTCTTAAACGGGTGATTGAGAAAAGCCCACGTAATACTTTTGCGTTTTTTGGTCGTGGCTATATCTATTACCAGGTAAAGAAATACCAGGAATCTGAGACGGAGTTTCAGGGAGCATTAGCAATAGATCGCAGTGATGCAACGGCTTGGGTTGGGCTAGGGGTTGCCCAAGCTGCTCAGGAAGATCATGACAGGGCAATTGATGCTTTTCGCCAAGCAATTAAGCTCGACCCTAAATATGCTTCTGCTTATAGAAACTTAGGTGCCGTACTGATTGAGCGAAAGAAGCTTGACGAGGCTGTTATGAGTCTTCGTAAAGCGATTGAACTTGATCCCAAAGATGCTTTAGCATACACGAACCTGGGGGCTGCGCTTATCAACCAGAAAAACCCTGATTATTATGAGGCAATAGTTTATCTTAAAAAAGCAATTGAACTTGACCCCAAATTAGCTTTGGCATACACCAACCTGGGTGCTGCACTTACTAGGCAGAAAAAACTTGATGAGGCACTGATTTATCTTAAAAAGGCAATCGAGCTTGATCCCAAATTAGCTTTGGCTTACAACAATTTGGGCATAGTACTGTATGAACAGGGAGAGTTGGATAAAGCGTTTGCCGAGTCTCTGAAGTGGCCCCAACTGGTTAGACAATTCTGAGGGATCTCTAAGCTCTGAAAATTGAGATCTCTACGTCCCTATTCAAGCCTCTTTAGAGAGCGATCGCTGCTTACAGATATTCTACAGTCCGAGATCGCAGGCAACAGCGGATAGACGTGGCAACAATCACCGCAGTAGCAGACACAGGCTTTGTCGTCGCTTTGCTCAATCATTTATACTGCGACTACAACATTAGCGATTCACAATGTCAATCACTGCTCCCAGTTATTCCACCGAAGAGCTAGCCGAACGGGGTTGGCGGGTAGAAACCATTGTGCAGCCAGATGGTACTGCGATCGACACCCGGGTTCCGCTTACCCCAGAAGAATTTTTGCACCCCAAAGAGAGCTACCACTTGCCGAATAGCACTTTTCACGATGATGTTGCGGGTGCGGCAAAAGATATGCTCACCCGTCGCTATGCCGATGAGCCGACGACTGCCGTTTACCGGGATTTAATCTTTCGTTGGGGAATTCCTGGTTTGGGCGATCACTGCCCGGATACCTGTGTGGTGTTTGGCGTTCGCAATAAGGAGCAGGTACGTACAGAATTTGTCGTACTGGAAGAAGGGGTGCGTCCATCGCTGGTGATTGAGGTGGTTTCGCCCTATTACCGCAAGCAAGACCGTGAAATCAAAGTGAAGGAGTATGCTCAGGCGGGAGTGCAAGAATATGTTATTTTCGATCGCCGCAAACAGCGGGGTCAAATGATTGAAGAAGTTCTGGGGTATCGACTGGTGGAAGGACAATACTTGCCGATAACCCCAGATGAGGAAGGACGAATTTTGAGTGAAACCGTGGGATTGTTAATTGGTTTGCAGGACAGCCAGGTGGTGATGCTTGATTCCCAGACGGGTGAGCGTTTATTGACCTCTCTGGAACTGGAACAGCGGGCATCTCAAGCAGAAGCACGAGCATCTCAAGCAGAAGCACGAGCATCTCAAGCAGAAGAACGGGCGGCAAGACTGGCAGAGATGTTGCGATCGCAGGGAATTGACCCAGATCAGATTGGGTAATTCTGCTTACGCCAAACGCAAAACAAAGTCGGGCAATACCGTTTCCCCAGATAGCTCGACGGGCAAAGCCAGGACTTCAGGTGGTTGACCAGGGCGATAAACCTCCACCTGCCGATCCTGAGGATTGATTAACCAGCCCAGGCGTACCCCGGTTTCAATGTACTCCCGCATTTTCGCCTGAAGCGGCTCCAGGGCATCTGTGGTGGAGCGCAGTTCAAGCACAAAATCTGGGGCAAGCGGGGGGAATTTCCGGCGTTGCTCTGGCGTCAGGGCTACCCAGCGATCGCGTTGAACCCATGCCACATCAGGAGAACGCTCTGCACCGTTCGGCAGTTTGAAGCCGGTAGAGGAACTGAACACCAGTCCTGGTTCGCCTGCCTGTCGATTCCAGATGCCAACATCCGTAATCAAACCCGCTTCCTGGTTGCCACCTTCTCCTCCTATAGGTGCCATGACGATCAATGTGCCCTCAGCTGTGCGCTCGAATTTCAAATCACGATTGCTCTGACAGAGTTGGTAAAACTGGTCATCCGTCAATTGCACCGTATCAAGATTGAGGGTAGTCAAGATCGTCATGGCAGAGTTCTGAGGTGGGAACCTTTGGATGCATCTTAGCGAATTTGAGCAGATGCATTAGCCAAATAGGCTCATCCAGGTTTGCCAGTTTTCTGCCACCAGATTGGTGATCTGATGGGTAACGGGTAAGCTATCCAGACCCATTCCGGCACAAAGCAGCATCAGATAGAGAATGGAATATTTGAACACCGATCGGGCCACTTGCAGGTCCGATGGAGTATTCCTCAACTGCCATGCCTTCTGGACGAAAACCCCACCCAACAGCAGGGCAATTGCACCGTAAACGGCTCCCATAACATGCAGCGGGTAGACCAGGAGCAACGTTACAGGGATAAGTGCCAGGGTGTAATAAAAAATTTGGCGAGCCGTTGACTCATTTCCCTCTACAACAGGCAGCATGGGAACTCCAACCTTTGCATAATCCTCCCGAATCAGGACTGCTAATGCCCAAAAATGGGGAGGAGTCCACAGAAAGATAATGGCAAACAGAACCCAGGCTGCCCAACTGAGATCACCCGTTACGGCTGCCCAACCCACCAGGGGAGGAATCGCCCCGGCGGCACCACCAATGACGATGTTTTGAGTGCTATGGCGTTTTAGCCAGTGGGTGTAAACCAGAACGTAAACTCCAATGCCAGACATGGCAAGGCAAGCACTCAACAGATTGGCAAACACCACCAATAACGTAAAAGAAAGCAGGGCAAGGGCGATCGCAAACAGCAGGGCATCCCGTGGTTGTACCCGCCCCGATGGTAGGGGACGGTGACGAGTCCGCTCCATGATGTAGTCAATATCGCGATCGTAGAGGCAGTTAATTGTATTTGCTGCACCTGCTGCACAGGCTCCACTTATCAGCGTCACAAGCAGCAACAGGGGATTAACCTGACCATCTGCTGCAATCCACATCCCACCTGCTGTTGTGATCAGCAGCAGCAGAATAATCCGGGGCTTGGTGAGTTGAAAGTAGCTTTGAACCACCTGAAGGAAGTTTTCGTGATGGCGGGAAATACCGATTAAGGTTGTTTCTTGCATTCGCTCTTTTCCTAAAGAGAGGGTAGTGAAAATGAAGTGAGGAGAGGGGAGAGGGGAAAGGATAAAGGATAAGGGCTAAAGGATAAGAGGGGATGGGGGAGATGGGGAAGGTGGGGGAGATGGGGAAGGTGATGGGATACAAGGTGAAATGGTAACGGGCTGAAACGGTAAAGAGGACAGTTTTATCCTTTCCCTAACACCTGACCCCTAACACCTGACCCCTGACACCTCCACCTACCACCTACCACCTACCACCTACCACCTAACCCCTTTCTGCCTTTTGCTCCCGCAGTGCCAGTACCGTAAAAGCAACCAGGGTTCCCAGCAATGTTGCGCCGATCGCCTGGTGGGCAACGGTTAGGGGTTCAACCTGAAGCCGAAGTTTGAATGTGGCAACCCCCAGCAGGATTTGCAACAGGACTAATCCACCTGCTGCATTCGCCAGCCTACGTAGTATCGGGTGAAGGGCGGGAGTACGCCACGCCATAACAACCAGGAGCAGAGTTGCCAGGGTTGCCGGGACAACGCCCGCAATGTGGCTATTCATGACCAGGCAAAGGTTAGAGGTGCTGAGGCATTGATGGAGCGCCCACTGGGAGGAGACAAGGGCACCGAGAATGCTTTGCAGATAAACCAGAAATGCCGCCACCAGCCCAACCCAGGAAAGCCTGCCAACGCTACCTGTGCCCTGGTAGGGGAGCAGTGCCATCCCGATCGTCAGGAGCGTGACAAAAAACAACAGCCCTGTTGCCAGATGGGCCGTGACAATATCAAACCGTAACATTTCTGTTACAGTTAAGCCGCCCAGAACGCCCTGAAAGATAACCAACCCCAGGGCAAAGGCAGATGCCCCAGGCAACCACCCTGGAACAACACGGCGGTACCACCAGGAAAGGGAAACGAGGGCGATCGCAAATAGCCCCATCGAAGACGCAATCAGGCGGTGAAACCATTCCAGGAAAACCTGAAGATTCATTTGCTGCCGTGGGATTAATTCCCCATAGCAGAGGGGCCAGTCAGGACAGGCAAGCCCTGCATTCATTACTCGGGTAGCACTGCCAAGTGCCATTAGGAAGAGGGTCGCGGCTGCCATCCCAAACACAAGCCGACTAATCCACTCTTGGGGACGGGACGACTCAGCGGCAGATGGATGAAACGTAGTATCAGTCATTCAAAGAACCTTCCAGTTCCAGGATAAACAAATTAAAAACTTAATGAACCCTGAGCCAAAGCTCACTCACTACTTCATCATGATTGAGATCGATAGGGATAACCGAGAAATAACAAGCAGAAGAAAGCGGAGGGCGAAAGCCAAAGAGTAGCAAGAAAAATCAAAAAAAGCCTGAAACATAAGCTTCATGTCGCTTTGAACAATATAATCCGTTGGGTTAACCTGCCCTTGCTATTACTTTAATAACGCGATTGCTGAAGCCTGATTCCTTTAGGAATTTCTTCGGATTGAGCTTCGAATGCAGTATCACGCTTTGCAGAATTTATTAAATCTTTCGATACCTTAGGAGGATGACATAAAGAAGGAGAGAGGGGAGATCGTGGGATCAAGGGGATCGGATGATTTAACCCACCATCCACCGTCCTCCATCCCTGACCCTGATTAAATACGGATTCCCCACTTCCCTGATCCTGAAGAAAATCCTAAGGATCGTTGAAAGAAATAACTGTTTATTGGATTGCTGCTTTACCGTTGTAAGAGAGCCTTCGCGGAAGTGATGCTTTAATTTCTAAAGGGTATTTCTCCTGGTTAATCTTCATAAAGGATCTCAGCAGTCATCAGCATGAAACGTCCCTTTTCCATACCCTCTACCCTTGCGTTGTCCCCCATTTTTAATTGAGTAGGTTCAAGTCGTGAATATTCCAAGCTCTATCGTCACGATGCTAGCTGGTATCCTCCTGACCCTGGTCAGTATTTGGGTCGGGCAAAATCATGGCTTGTTACCAGCCGAAGCCTCTAAAGAAGCCCCCCTAATTGATGGGCTGTTCAATACCATGATGACCATCAGTACCGGGCTATTTCTGCTGGTGGTTGGTGTTTTAATCTATTCGGCGTTTAAGTTTCGTCAGCGTCCGGGTGACGAAGCGGATGGTCCTCCCGTTCATGGCAATATCCCGCTGGAAATTCTCTGGACTGGGATTCCTGCAATTATTGTTTTAGGTTTGTCTATCTACAGTTTTGAGGTTTACAACGCGATCGGGGGTTTAGATCCGATGGGTCATTCGCCGATCGCCCATTCCAAGGCCGCCCATCAGATGGCAAAAATGCCCGGTGCGGCGATCGCTGCCACCCTGGATACTCCGCCTGATTCAATTACTGAAGGACAAACACGGAATCAAGACATTCAAGACCAAGCCGTTCAAGATCCGGCGACTGCTTCTGTGCGGAAGGACTTGCCCCAAAAGAAAGATGCTCCAACGCTGGGAACAACTTCACCGCGTATTGGTCCGACCCCTGAAAATCAAGGGATGCCGCCAGAATTTGTGGTTAATGCCACCGGATTGCAATACGCCTGGATCTTTACCTATCCCGATACGGGGATTGTTTCCGGTGAATTGCACTTGCCCGTTGGTCGGGAAGTTTTACTGAATATTTCTGCTAACGACGTGTTACACGCCTTTTGGGTGCCGGAGTATCGCCTCAAGCAGGATGCCGTTCCGGGCAGGCAAACCGAGCTTCGCTTTACTCCCAGTTTAGTGGGTGAGTACCCCGTCATTTGTGCTGAGCTTTGCGGTCCCTACCACGGGGCAATGAAGACGAAGGTCATCGCTCAGACGGAGGCTGACTTTAATGCCTGGGTGGCGGAACAAAAAGTTGCCAGTGCTGAGGGATTGGGGGCTGCGATCGCGACCAACCCCAGCGATCGGTCTACGGACGAATTTCTTGCTCCCTACACCCATGAAATGGGAATTCACGCCGATCTGCTGAAGCAGCTCCATCCCAGTTCTGAAGGTTCCCATTCTTCTGCCAGTTAATGTTATTCCCAAGCTATCAGTGAGTAGCTAACGGCTAATAGCCCCCAAACCTACCCCTATGACTCAAGCACAGCTTCAAGAGACTGCTAACATCGCTGCTCACGGTCCTGATGTGGGTGGTGGTGATTGGCGCAAATATTTCAGCTTCAGCACCGACCATAAGGTAATTGGCATCCAATACCTGGTTACGACCTTCATTTTTTACTTAATTGGAGGTGTACTAGCGACCGCTGTTCGGACGGAGTTAGCTACGCCTGAGGTGGATTTTGTCAGTCGTGAGCTATACAACAGTCTGTTTACCGTTCACGCCACAGTGATGATCTTCCTGTGGATTGTTCCGGCTGGCACAGGGGGATTTGGCAACTACCTGGTTCCCCTCCTGATTGGGGCACGGGATATGGCGTTTCCTAAATTGAACGCCCTCGCCTTTTGGATCATTCCCCCCGCTGGGATCATGCTGATGCTCAGCTTTTTTGTCGGCGCTCCGGGTTCGGGGTGGACTTCTTACCCGCCTTTAAGCCTGGTCAATGGCAAAGCTGGAGAGGCAATCTGGATTCTTAGCGTCCTATTGCTGGGAACGTCCTCAATTCTGGCAGCCGTAAACTTCCTGGTCACGATCTGGAAAATGCGGGTACCCGGAATGGGCTGGAACCAGATGCCCCTCTTTGTTTGGGCAATGCTGGCAACTTCGGCATTAGCGCTAATTGCAACACCAGTTCTGGCGGGTGCCCTGATTCTGTTGTCCTTTGATCTGATTATTGGCACCTCGTTCTTTAATCCGACCGGAGGGGGAGATCCGATTGTTTACCAGCATTTATTCTGGTTCTACTCCCATCCGGCGGTTTACATCATGATCCTGCCGGTGTTTGGCATGATTTCTGAGATCCTGCCCGTTCATGCCCGGAAGCCGATTTTTGGATACAAGGCGATCGCCTATTCCAGTCTGGCAATTAGCTTTCTGGGGCTGATCGTTTGGGCGCACCACATGTTTACCAGTGGCACCCCTCCCTGGCTCCGGATGTTTTTTATGATCACCACAATGGTGATTGCGGTGCCCACCGGAATTAAGGTATTTAGCTGGTTGGCAACCATCTGGGGCGGCAAGCTCAGGCTAAACAGCGCCATGCTGTTTGCGATGGGCTTTATCTCCATGTTTGTGATTGGCGGCATCAGCGGTGTCATGGTGGCAGCAGTGCCGTTTGATATCCACGTCCATGACACCTATTTTGTGGTTGCCCACCTGCACTACGTTCTCTTTGGTGGCAGTGTGTTTGGGCTGTATGCCGGATTCTACCAATGGATTCCGAAGATGACCGGGCGGATGCTAAATGAACCCCTGGGCAAAATCCACTTTGTGATGACCCTGATTGGGTTCAACATGGCGTTTTTACCCATGCACAAACTGGGGCTGGAAGGCATGAACCGACGGATTGCGGAGTATGATCCAAAATTTGCCACCCTGAACCTGGTTTGCTCGATCGGAGCCTATATTCTGGCAATCTCAACCTTTCCCTTTATCATCAATGTTTGCTGGAGCCTATTTCGAGGTCCCAAAGCTGGCAATAATCCCTGGGGTGGGTTGACCCTGGAGTGGATGACCAGTTCACCCCCGCCGGTCGAAAACTTTGAGGCTGACCCTGTGCTGGCAACCGGACCCTATGACTATGGCATGGGCGATCGCAGTACCCAGGTCGATGTGCCCTTTTCCGAACCATCCGATCCAGACCTTTCTGCCGGACCCAGTTCCTCCCTCCGGGCAAAAGCCGATCCCGCCGTTGCCGCCCACCCAGACGATCGGGAAGGCGAAAGTGCAAATCGAGAATAGTGAACAGGTGTCAGTTGTCAGTTTCCAGTCACCAATTATTCAGTTATCGGTTTGGTACTGTTTCACTGTTCACTGCTCACTGCTCACTGTTCACTATCTCCCCCATCCCTTTTTATCCTTTATCCTTTATCCTTCCCCCTCATGACAGGTTCAACTCTTGATCCCACAAAAACAGAGCTTAATTACCACCACGCGGATGAGGTGGCAGCACCCCACGGTGGAGAACATCATGATTTTCGGATTCAGGGCATTATTGTGTTCCTGATTGCAGAGGGCATGATTTTCCTGGGGCTGTTTATGGCATACCTCACCTTTCGGGCAGTGGCTCCTACCTGGCCCCCGGAAGGCACCCCAGAACGGGAACTGTTGCTGCCTGGAATCAACACTATTATTCTGATTTCCAGTAGCTTTGTAATTCACAATGCGGATACGGCAATCAAGAAAAATGATGTTAAAGGGCTGCAAAAATGGTTTGTGATTACAGCCGTAATGGGTTTGGTCTTTCTAGTGGGGCAGATTTATGAATATTTCCATCTAGAGTTTGGACTAACCACCAATCTGTTTGCTAGCACCTTTTACGTGCTGACGGGCTTTCACGGTTTGCACGTGTGCTTCGGTCTGTTGCTGATTCTGGCGGTGTTGTGGCGATCGCTGAAAAAAGACCATTACAACAGCCAGCATCACTTTGGCGTTGAAGCCGCCGAAATTTACTGGCACTTCGTTGATGTTGTCTGGATCGTGCTGTTCTTGCTGCTTTATATTCTGTAAACCACTGTCAAAATAACTAACCAGTAACAGAGGGTTATATCTAAAACGTAACCCTCTGCTATTTTTTTGTTGCTGATTATCTATCTAATGGACTCCGCACCCCGCGACCGCCTCGATTCAGGACGTGAGTATAAATCATCGTCGTCTTTACATCTTTATGCCCTAACAACTCCTGAACGGTACGGATGTCGTAGCCATCTTCAACTCAAATGGGTAGCAAAGCTATGGCGCAAAGTATGACAACCCACTCGTTTCGCAATGCGTGCGGCTTGAACGGCTGACTTTAACGATCGCTGCACACCACTCTCATGCAAATGATGCCGACGCACAACTTCACCACGCGGATCACGCGATCGACTAAACGAAGGAAACACGAACTGCCAAATCCAGGCACGATCTGCATTGGGATACTTGCGCTCTAACGCAAAAGGCAAATACACCGATCCATACCCCTGGTTCAAATCCCGCTCATGCAGTTGTCTAACCTGTTGAAGATGCACTTGTAGTGGTTCAATCAGGCTGATAGGAAGCATCGTTACGCGACTTTCATGTCCCTTCGCGTCACGCACCACAATTTGATGCTGGGCAAAATCTACATCTTTGATGCGCAGGTGTAATCCTTCAGTTAGCCGTAGTCCACTGCCATATAACACCTTCAGCACTAACCCAGGCACCCCTGATACTTGTTGCAAAACCATCTGCACTTCGTCTTTACTCAGTACTGTCGGTAAGTAGCGTGAACGTTTTGCCCGTACCGCATCTAATGGGCCCTCCAATTCCTGCTGCAACACATAGCGGTATAGAAATAACAATGCACTCAATGCTTGATTTTGGGTAGAAGCAGAAACCTGTCCATCTACAGCGAGAGAAGTGAGAAACGCCTCAATTTCCGCATGACCCATCTCTTTAGGATGACGCTTGTTGTGAAACAGAATATACCGACGAATCCACGCAACGTAGCTCTGCTCAGTACGGTAGGAGTAATGTTTCAGCCGGATGGTGTCTCGCACTTGGTCAAGCAGTTTTTTGGGGCGGCTTTCCATCGTTAATTGTAGATGCTTAGAACAGATGTACTTAGTATCCCATTTTACATGTTTTCCGTTGGTGAAGATTTTGTGAAGGCAGCCGCCTAACTTCCCTCCTGAGGGCTACTATACAGATTCAAATCTGTATAACACCCCTAATCTGGGTAGTTATACAGACTTAGAGCCGGATAAGATCCCATTTAGGGTCGTTATGCAGATCTTAAGCCGGATAAGATCCCATTTTCGGGAGTTATACTGACAATCTTCAGCCTATCTCCCCCACCTGGGGTGTTATCTCGATTCAGATCTGCCTAATCACCCCAAATAGGGTGGTTATCCAGATTAGGGAGACTAGGATCAGTCTAAATAAGAGTTAGGTCGCTTAAGTCCTGCCTCAAATACGATTTGAGATTCGCATAAGTGGCGGCTACGAACTTAACGTGCTAGAACTTGTTGATGAGTAACCTGGTTCAATATACTTTCATAGTTTCAAATGGATCTCCTCAGAATATTGCGCTCCAAAATTGATGTGCTTGAGGAAGGGGATTACATTCCTGGGTTGCGAGCTATACTTTTACATATCGAAACAGCTTCCCGTCATCTTTTACGAGGACAAGAACAAGAAGACGAAACTGCTTTTACAGATGCAATTTATCGCACAAATCAAGCATTTGAAGGTAGCCTCAAGGAAGCTTATCGAGTTCTCGCAGAGCAAGATCCTGAAAGGAAGAGACCTTTCGATATTGAAAACTTTTTTGAGCAAAATAGTATTTTCCGTCAACGGGTTTTAGCTCAGTTTACTAATTATCGAACGGAGTGGAGAAACCCTTCTGCTCATGACTACAAGCTAGACTTTGATGAGAGCGAAGCCTTTTTAGCCATTGTTTCTGTAGCGGCTTTTGCCTGCCTTGTACTTGATCAAATCACTGAAAAGCTTTCCTATCTTCAAGCCAAAACCGAAGCTGATACGAAGCAAGTAGAAATCCAAGAGCGTCTTGCAAGTGTAGAAGATAGTGATCTCTTAAATCGAACTGCTCAGATTTTGCGAGAGTTCTCACATCAGCAGTCGAGTTTTAATATAGATGGAGCTAAACGAACTGAAGTACAGGTTATTGGGCAACTGGCAGGCTTCTTTGCTTCAGCAGCACCAGATCTTGAGGTTCTCAGCGAATATAAAATTCCTTCTGAAGCTTCTGCAATAGCTGATTTTATTATTTCTGATAAAAGTAATCGTGTCGTAATTGAGCTAAAAAGAGCTAGACCTGGGCGGCAGTTAATTGACGCAGGTGTAGCACAGGTGGAGCGATATATGTTTTTAAGCAACATAAAGGCTGCGATCCTTTTTCTATTCTCTGAATTTGGAGGTGAATTAGATATTCAGGAACGTAACGTTTCAAATATTGACGGCAAGATTTTGATCTTGAAGCCTGAAAAGCTACGACCTAACAATTCGGGTGCAGCGGATTGACCGAAGCCGCTTGGGTGAGTTGCAAAGACTCTGGCAACCGCTGACCCGAACCGTTATGCCGCTTTAGTTCTTGGTGGAGAGAAACCGGAGCTTTACATATCGAGACTTCAAAATTAAGCTAGAGCAGGCTTGTTTGTGAGGTGTTACTTTGGAAGTAGTTGGGAGACAAACATCAAGCTTTGAGAGAAATCTTTATGCTGCCAAGCTCTCCGGAAGATTGGAGTGACAAGAAAGGTTGGGAAGATTACTGGCGAAAAATTTTGGTAGAAGATGAATGGTTGATTAGCAAACGGCTATTAC from Kovacikia minuta CCNUW1 carries:
- a CDS encoding Uma2 family endonuclease, producing the protein MSITAPSYSTEELAERGWRVETIVQPDGTAIDTRVPLTPEEFLHPKESYHLPNSTFHDDVAGAAKDMLTRRYADEPTTAVYRDLIFRWGIPGLGDHCPDTCVVFGVRNKEQVRTEFVVLEEGVRPSLVIEVVSPYYRKQDREIKVKEYAQAGVQEYVIFDRRKQRGQMIEEVLGYRLVEGQYLPITPDEEGRILSETVGLLIGLQDSQVVMLDSQTGERLLTSLELEQRASQAEARASQAEARASQAEERAARLAEMLRSQGIDPDQIG
- a CDS encoding heme o synthase; the encoded protein is MQETTLIGISRHHENFLQVVQSYFQLTKPRIILLLLITTAGGMWIAADGQVNPLLLLVTLISGACAAGAANTINCLYDRDIDYIMERTRHRPLPSGRVQPRDALLFAIALALLSFTLLVVFANLLSACLAMSGIGVYVLVYTHWLKRHSTQNIVIGGAAGAIPPLVGWAAVTGDLSWAAWVLFAIIFLWTPPHFWALAVLIREDYAKVGVPMLPVVEGNESTARQIFYYTLALIPVTLLLVYPLHVMGAVYGAIALLLGGVFVQKAWQLRNTPSDLQVARSVFKYSILYLMLLCAGMGLDSLPVTHQITNLVAENWQTWMSLFG
- a CDS encoding toll/interleukin-1 receptor domain-containing protein — encoded protein: MADSAVLISSSTRDRVDHDVFISYSRRDSEFVRRLLNRLQGENRDAWVDLQSIEAAEDFWQAIEIGIEAANAFIFILSPDSVASAYCNKEIDHAVQHNKRLIPVVCRNVEAAAVHGALRPLDWIFLRETDAFDPAFARLMRAIDTDLPYVRMHTRLQVKAIEWNKRGRDDSFLLRKSDLSDAESWLASSHGKEPVPTPLQQAYIATSRTVEDDYNQLLARGEQARRRVKLAAIVVPVAVAIAVGAGIVAMLKSNEAVNATQTAKNAKARQQDAEGKALNAERLQRDAEGKARDAIQIAADATQKAKDAEGKRKIAEGKLTDAEAKRRDAQLKADQALRDQSRIQAKLEQQKGELTKISDDLQQKKQNIREIWRFGEAFAESAQGRPENGLSILKRVIEKSPRNTFAFFGRGYIYYQVKKYQESETEFQGALAIDRSDATAWVGLGVAQAAQEDHDRAIDAFRQAIKLDPKYASAYRNLGAVLIERKKLDEAVMSLRKAIELDPKDALAYTNLGAALINQKNPDYYEAIVYLKKAIELDPKLALAYTNLGAALTRQKKLDEALIYLKKAIELDPKLALAYNNLGIVLYEQGELDKAFAESLKWPQLVRQF
- a CDS encoding integron integrase, producing the protein MESRPKKLLDQVRDTIRLKHYSYRTEQSYVAWIRRYILFHNKRHPKEMGHAEIEAFLTSLAVDGQVSASTQNQALSALLFLYRYVLQQELEGPLDAVRAKRSRYLPTVLSKDEVQMVLQQVSGVPGLVLKVLYGSGLRLTEGLHLRIKDVDFAQHQIVVRDAKGHESRVTMLPISLIEPLQVHLQQVRQLHERDLNQGYGSVYLPFALERKYPNADRAWIWQFVFPSFSRSRDPRGEVVRRHHLHESGVQRSLKSAVQAARIAKRVGCHTLRHSFATHLS
- a CDS encoding Uma2 family endonuclease, whose protein sequence is MTILTTLNLDTVQLTDDQFYQLCQSNRDLKFERTAEGTLIVMAPIGGEGGNQEAGLITDVGIWNRQAGEPGLVFSSSTGFKLPNGAERSPDVAWVQRDRWVALTPEQRRKFPPLAPDFVLELRSTTDALEPLQAKMREYIETGVRLGWLINPQDRQVEVYRPGQPPEVLALPVELSGETVLPDFVLRLA
- a CDS encoding COX15/CtaA family protein — translated: MTDTTFHPSAAESSRPQEWISRLVFGMAAATLFLMALGSATRVMNAGLACPDWPLCYGELIPRQQMNLQVFLEWFHRLIASSMGLFAIALVSLSWWYRRVVPGWLPGASAFALGLVIFQGVLGGLTVTEMLRFDIVTAHLATGLLFFVTLLTIGMALLPYQGTGSVGRLSWVGLVAAFLVYLQSILGALVSSQWALHQCLSTSNLCLVMNSHIAGVVPATLATLLLVVMAWRTPALHPILRRLANAAGGLVLLQILLGVATFKLRLQVEPLTVAHQAIGATLLGTLVAFTVLALREQKAERG
- a CDS encoding cytochrome c oxidase subunit 3 → MTGSTLDPTKTELNYHHADEVAAPHGGEHHDFRIQGIIVFLIAEGMIFLGLFMAYLTFRAVAPTWPPEGTPERELLLPGINTIILISSSFVIHNADTAIKKNDVKGLQKWFVITAVMGLVFLVGQIYEYFHLEFGLTTNLFASTFYVLTGFHGLHVCFGLLLILAVLWRSLKKDHYNSQHHFGVEAAEIYWHFVDVVWIVLFLLLYIL
- a CDS encoding cytochrome c oxidase subunit II; the encoded protein is MNIPSSIVTMLAGILLTLVSIWVGQNHGLLPAEASKEAPLIDGLFNTMMTISTGLFLLVVGVLIYSAFKFRQRPGDEADGPPVHGNIPLEILWTGIPAIIVLGLSIYSFEVYNAIGGLDPMGHSPIAHSKAAHQMAKMPGAAIAATLDTPPDSITEGQTRNQDIQDQAVQDPATASVRKDLPQKKDAPTLGTTSPRIGPTPENQGMPPEFVVNATGLQYAWIFTYPDTGIVSGELHLPVGREVLLNISANDVLHAFWVPEYRLKQDAVPGRQTELRFTPSLVGEYPVICAELCGPYHGAMKTKVIAQTEADFNAWVAEQKVASAEGLGAAIATNPSDRSTDEFLAPYTHEMGIHADLLKQLHPSSEGSHSSAS
- the ctaD gene encoding cytochrome c oxidase subunit I yields the protein MTQAQLQETANIAAHGPDVGGGDWRKYFSFSTDHKVIGIQYLVTTFIFYLIGGVLATAVRTELATPEVDFVSRELYNSLFTVHATVMIFLWIVPAGTGGFGNYLVPLLIGARDMAFPKLNALAFWIIPPAGIMLMLSFFVGAPGSGWTSYPPLSLVNGKAGEAIWILSVLLLGTSSILAAVNFLVTIWKMRVPGMGWNQMPLFVWAMLATSALALIATPVLAGALILLSFDLIIGTSFFNPTGGGDPIVYQHLFWFYSHPAVYIMILPVFGMISEILPVHARKPIFGYKAIAYSSLAISFLGLIVWAHHMFTSGTPPWLRMFFMITTMVIAVPTGIKVFSWLATIWGGKLRLNSAMLFAMGFISMFVIGGISGVMVAAVPFDIHVHDTYFVVAHLHYVLFGGSVFGLYAGFYQWIPKMTGRMLNEPLGKIHFVMTLIGFNMAFLPMHKLGLEGMNRRIAEYDPKFATLNLVCSIGAYILAISTFPFIINVCWSLFRGPKAGNNPWGGLTLEWMTSSPPPVENFEADPVLATGPYDYGMGDRSTQVDVPFSEPSDPDLSAGPSSSLRAKADPAVAAHPDDREGESANRE